From Streptomyces sp. NBC_01460, a single genomic window includes:
- the metE gene encoding 5-methyltetrahydropteroyltriglutamate--homocysteine S-methyltransferase, with the protein MTPTPKPTAAAARATVYGYPRQGPDRELKKAVEGYWKGRVTAEALDGTAADLRRSNWRRLADAGLHEVPSGDFSYYDHVLDTSVMVGAVPERHRAAVVADALDGYFAMARGNQDIAPLEMTKWFDTNYHYLVPELGPDTAFTPDSTKQVAEFKEAFSLGHTPRPVLVGPVTYLLLAKPAPGVAAEFEPLTLLDRLLPVYAEILADLRAAGAEWVQLDEPALVQDRTPAELDAVARAYRELGGRTDRPQLLIASYFDRLGDALPVLAKSPVEGLALDFTESAAGNLEDLAAAGGLPGKRLVAGVVNGRNIWINDYEKSLATLGTLLGLAERVDVAASCSLLHVPLDAAAEEDIDPQIARWLAFAQQKTAEIAVLARGLADGTDAITAELAANRADLESRSGSALTRDSAVRARTAAITDADGRRSQPYPERTAAQRAHLGLPLLPTTTIGSFPQTTELRTARADLRAGRIDDAEYEERIKDEIREVVSFQEKAGLDVLVHGEPERNDMVQYFAERLTGYLATQHGWVQSYGTRYVRPPVLAGDISRPEPMTVRWTTYAQSLTERPVKGMLTGPVTMLAWSFVRDDQPLGDTARQVALALRDEVADLEAAGTSVIQVDEPALRETLPLRTADHAAYLDWATESFRLTTGGVRPDTQIHTHMCYAEFGDIVQAIDDLDADVISLEAARSHMQVAHELAEHGYPREAGPGVYDIHSPRVPSTEEAVALLRTGLEAIPAERLWVNPDCGLKTRGWPETRTSLENLVAAAREIRAGLASENA; encoded by the coding sequence ATGACACCGACACCGAAGCCCACAGCCGCGGCAGCGCGAGCCACCGTGTACGGCTACCCCCGCCAGGGACCCGACCGTGAACTGAAGAAGGCCGTCGAGGGCTACTGGAAGGGCCGCGTCACCGCCGAAGCCCTCGACGGGACCGCAGCGGACCTCCGCCGGTCGAACTGGCGGCGGCTGGCCGACGCCGGGCTCCATGAGGTGCCGTCCGGTGATTTCTCGTACTACGACCATGTCCTGGACACCAGTGTCATGGTCGGGGCCGTCCCCGAGCGCCACCGTGCCGCCGTCGTGGCCGATGCACTCGACGGCTACTTCGCGATGGCCCGGGGCAACCAGGACATCGCACCCCTCGAGATGACGAAGTGGTTCGACACGAACTACCACTACCTGGTCCCCGAGCTCGGCCCGGACACCGCCTTCACTCCCGACTCGACCAAGCAGGTGGCCGAGTTCAAGGAGGCCTTCTCCCTCGGCCACACACCCCGCCCGGTCCTCGTCGGCCCGGTCACCTACCTGCTGCTCGCCAAACCCGCTCCCGGTGTGGCCGCCGAGTTCGAACCGCTGACCCTGCTGGACCGGCTCCTTCCCGTCTACGCCGAGATCCTCGCCGATCTCCGCGCGGCCGGCGCCGAGTGGGTGCAGCTCGACGAGCCCGCCCTCGTCCAGGACCGTACGCCTGCCGAGCTCGACGCCGTCGCCCGCGCCTACCGCGAGCTCGGCGGGCGCACCGACCGGCCACAGCTGCTGATCGCCTCGTACTTCGACCGCCTCGGCGACGCGCTTCCGGTGCTGGCCAAGTCCCCCGTCGAGGGCCTCGCCCTCGACTTCACCGAGTCCGCCGCCGGAAACCTCGAGGACCTCGCCGCCGCCGGGGGCCTCCCCGGGAAGCGCCTGGTGGCAGGTGTCGTGAACGGCCGCAACATCTGGATCAACGACTACGAGAAGTCCCTCGCCACGCTCGGCACCCTCCTGGGGCTCGCCGAGCGTGTCGACGTCGCCGCGTCCTGCTCGCTGCTGCACGTCCCGCTGGACGCCGCCGCCGAAGAGGACATCGATCCGCAGATCGCCCGCTGGCTCGCCTTCGCCCAGCAGAAGACCGCGGAGATCGCGGTCCTGGCCCGCGGGCTGGCCGACGGCACCGACGCCATCACGGCCGAGCTCGCCGCCAACAGGGCCGATCTGGAGTCCCGTTCAGGATCCGCGCTGACCAGGGACTCCGCCGTACGCGCCCGCACGGCTGCGATCACCGACGCGGACGGCCGACGCTCGCAGCCCTACCCGGAGCGGACCGCCGCCCAGCGCGCGCACCTCGGGCTCCCACTGCTGCCGACGACCACGATCGGGTCGTTCCCGCAGACCACCGAGCTGCGAACCGCACGGGCCGACCTGCGGGCCGGACGGATCGACGACGCAGAGTACGAGGAGCGGATCAAGGACGAGATCCGCGAGGTCGTCTCCTTCCAGGAGAAGGCCGGCCTCGACGTCCTGGTGCACGGCGAGCCCGAACGCAACGACATGGTCCAGTACTTCGCGGAACGGCTCACCGGCTACCTGGCCACGCAGCACGGCTGGGTCCAGTCCTACGGCACCCGCTACGTCCGCCCGCCCGTGCTCGCGGGCGACATCTCACGCCCCGAGCCGATGACGGTGCGCTGGACGACGTACGCGCAGTCACTGACCGAACGGCCCGTCAAGGGCATGCTCACCGGGCCGGTCACCATGCTCGCCTGGTCGTTCGTCCGCGACGACCAGCCGCTCGGCGACACGGCCCGCCAGGTCGCCCTCGCCCTGCGTGACGAGGTGGCCGACCTCGAGGCCGCGGGCACGTCGGTCATCCAGGTCGACGAACCGGCCCTGCGCGAGACCCTGCCGCTGCGTACCGCCGACCACGCCGCCTACCTCGACTGGGCCACCGAATCCTTCCGGCTCACCACCGGCGGCGTGCGGCCGGACACACAGATCCACACCCACATGTGCTACGCGGAGTTCGGCGACATCGTCCAGGCCATCGACGACCTCGACGCCGACGTCATCAGCCTGGAGGCCGCCCGCTCCCACATGCAGGTCGCCCACGAGCTGGCCGAGCACGGCTACCCGCGCGAGGCAGGTCCCGGCGTCTACGACATCCACTCCCCCCGCGTCCCGAGCACCGAAGAGGCGGTAGCCCTCCTCCGCACGGGACTCGAGGCCATCCCCGCCGAGCGGCTGTGGGTCAACCCCGACTGCGGCCTGAAGACCCGCGGCTGGCCCGAGACCCGGACGTCTCTGGAGAATCTCGTCGCCGCGGCCCGCGAGATCCGCGCGGGCCTGGCATCCGAGAACGCCTGA
- a CDS encoding GNAT family N-acetyltransferase: MTSEGATKPAILDAGELTSDPESEVRFAESAHRILADLVGGGAALGWVEPPSRDEVAELLGHVLSAVRAGDAALRAAHLDGRLVGLGYWLRHDRPTQRPHADLEKIAVDAAAHGCGIGRALAGALIADAREAGIEVLTLDARGDNTNALHLYRSLGFTEYGRLPDFVAVGERRYDKVLCMLDLRRRG; encoded by the coding sequence ATGACCAGCGAAGGGGCCACCAAACCCGCCATCCTCGACGCCGGAGAGCTGACGTCCGACCCGGAGTCGGAGGTCCGGTTCGCGGAGTCGGCCCACCGGATCCTCGCGGACCTGGTCGGCGGAGGTGCCGCGCTGGGCTGGGTCGAACCACCGTCGCGGGACGAGGTGGCGGAACTGCTCGGACACGTCCTCTCCGCGGTGCGGGCCGGGGACGCGGCGCTGCGTGCCGCCCATCTCGACGGCCGGCTGGTCGGGTTGGGTTACTGGCTGCGCCACGACCGGCCGACCCAGCGGCCGCACGCCGATCTGGAGAAGATCGCGGTGGACGCTGCTGCCCACGGCTGTGGCATCGGCCGGGCGCTGGCCGGTGCCCTGATCGCTGACGCCCGGGAGGCGGGGATCGAGGTACTCACCCTGGACGCCCGCGGTGACAACACCAACGCCCTGCACCTCTACCGGTCGTTGGGGTTCACCGAGTACGGACGTCTGCCCGACTTCGTCGCGGTCGGCGAACGCCGCTACGACAAGGTGCTCTGCATGCTGGACCTCCGTCGGCGCGGCTGA
- a CDS encoding PQQ-dependent sugar dehydrogenase — translation MHRKLIRPLAALACTLAVTAGVLTAQERPVEAAPMAAEEFQQVTLAKGVAETGEPMTLAVLPDRSVLHTSRDGTLRLTDAAGTTKVSGRLNVYSHDEEGLQGVGVDPGFTSNRFVYLYYAPVLSTPSGDAPANGSAADFAPFDGVNRLSRFVLRTDGTLDTASEKKVLDVPASRGLCCHVGGDIDFDGQGNLYLSTGDDSNPFASDGFTPVDERSGRNPAYDAQRSAGNTNDLRGKVLRIKVNAAGDYSIPSGNLFAPGTAKTRPEIYAMGFRNPFRMSVDRPTGTVYLGDYGPDAGTASASRGPAGQVEFNRITKAGNYGWPYCTGKNNAYVDYDFATSTSGAAFSCSAPRNTSPNNTGLTDLPPAQAAWIPYDGGSVPEFGSGSESPMGGPVYRYDAASTSDVKFPQSYDGDFFAGEFGRKWIKRIEQGTDGAVQSINAFPWQGTQVMDSAFGPDGALYVLDYGTGYFNGDANSAVYRIEHITGGRSPLAKAAADRTSGGAPLAVKFSSAGSSDPDGDPLTYAWKFGDGTTSTSASPSHTYSSNGRYTAELTVSDGTGKTATASVIITVGNTAPSVTLELPVDGSVIDPGAAVPFKVTVSDPEDGTIDCSKVKVTFIIGHDSHGHPQTSATGCSGTVQTIADGEHDPNANIFGVWDAEYTDKGANGQPALTTHDQNLSQGSQRQAEHFGDSAGVTIVDKAQAHGGKAVGYIDNGDWISFKPYLLADVTKLTARVASGGAGGTLEVRAGSPTGTLLGSAAVPATGGWESFQDVSTNLTARPAGTTTLHLVFKGGSGSLFDVDDFTVTTSAQPARTGRITGIGGKCVDVAAGATADGTQIQLYGCNGTTAQSWTVGTDQTLRALGKCMDISGGATADGTKIQLYGCNNTGAQKWAPQSDGTLKNPVSGKCLDAAGGSSADLTKLHLWTCNSGANQKWILP, via the coding sequence GTGCACAGGAAACTCATCAGACCTCTCGCGGCCCTGGCGTGCACCTTGGCCGTCACCGCGGGCGTCCTCACCGCCCAGGAGAGACCGGTCGAGGCCGCCCCCATGGCGGCCGAGGAGTTCCAGCAGGTCACCCTGGCCAAGGGAGTGGCGGAGACAGGTGAGCCGATGACGCTCGCCGTCCTGCCCGACAGGTCCGTCCTGCACACCTCACGGGACGGCACCCTGCGCCTCACCGACGCGGCAGGCACCACCAAGGTCTCCGGGCGCCTCAACGTCTACTCCCACGACGAGGAGGGGCTGCAGGGCGTCGGCGTCGACCCCGGCTTCACCAGCAACCGCTTCGTCTACCTCTACTACGCCCCGGTGCTCTCGACTCCTTCGGGGGACGCCCCCGCGAACGGGTCGGCCGCCGACTTCGCGCCGTTCGACGGCGTCAACCGGCTCTCACGGTTCGTCCTCAGGACCGACGGAACCCTGGACACCGCGTCCGAGAAGAAGGTCCTGGACGTCCCCGCCAGCCGCGGTCTCTGCTGTCACGTCGGCGGGGACATCGACTTCGACGGCCAGGGCAACCTGTACCTCTCCACGGGCGACGACAGCAACCCCTTCGCCTCCGACGGGTTCACCCCCGTCGACGAGCGGTCCGGCCGCAACCCCGCCTACGACGCCCAGCGTTCGGCGGGCAACACCAACGACCTGCGCGGCAAGGTCCTGCGCATCAAGGTGAACGCCGCGGGCGACTACTCCATCCCGTCGGGCAACCTGTTCGCGCCGGGAACGGCGAAGACCAGGCCCGAGATCTACGCCATGGGATTCCGCAACCCCTTCCGCATGAGCGTCGACAGGCCGACCGGCACCGTCTACCTCGGTGACTACGGTCCGGACGCCGGCACAGCGAGCGCGAGCCGCGGGCCCGCCGGGCAGGTCGAGTTCAACCGCATCACCAAAGCGGGCAACTACGGCTGGCCCTACTGCACCGGGAAGAACAACGCGTACGTCGACTACGACTTCGCCACCTCGACGTCCGGAGCCGCGTTCTCCTGCTCCGCCCCCAGGAACACCTCGCCCAACAACACCGGCCTGACCGACCTGCCTCCGGCCCAGGCCGCCTGGATCCCCTACGACGGCGGATCGGTCCCCGAGTTCGGCAGCGGCTCCGAGTCCCCCATGGGCGGGCCCGTCTACCGCTACGACGCGGCCTCGACCTCGGACGTCAAGTTCCCCCAGAGCTACGACGGCGACTTCTTCGCCGGCGAGTTCGGCCGCAAGTGGATCAAGCGCATCGAACAGGGTACCGACGGCGCCGTCCAGTCGATCAACGCCTTCCCCTGGCAGGGCACCCAGGTCATGGACTCGGCCTTCGGGCCGGACGGCGCCCTCTACGTGCTCGACTACGGCACGGGCTACTTCAACGGGGACGCGAACAGCGCCGTCTACCGCATCGAGCACATCACCGGCGGGCGGTCCCCGCTCGCCAAGGCGGCCGCCGACCGCACCTCCGGCGGCGCCCCGCTCGCGGTGAAGTTCTCCTCGGCGGGCAGCTCCGACCCCGACGGCGACCCTCTCACCTACGCCTGGAAGTTCGGTGACGGCACGACCTCCACCAGCGCTTCCCCCTCCCACACCTACTCCTCCAACGGGCGCTACACCGCGGAGCTGACGGTCTCCGACGGCACCGGGAAGACCGCGACGGCGTCAGTGATCATCACCGTCGGCAACACGGCGCCCAGCGTCACCCTCGAACTGCCCGTCGACGGATCCGTCATCGACCCGGGTGCCGCCGTGCCCTTCAAGGTCACCGTCTCCGACCCCGAGGACGGCACGATCGACTGCTCCAAGGTGAAGGTCACCTTCATCATCGGCCACGACAGCCACGGCCACCCGCAGACCTCCGCCACCGGCTGCTCCGGAACCGTGCAGACCATCGCGGACGGTGAACACGACCCCAACGCCAACATCTTCGGCGTCTGGGACGCGGAGTACACCGACAAGGGGGCGAACGGGCAGCCGGCCCTGACCACCCATGACCAGAACCTCAGCCAGGGCAGCCAGCGCCAGGCCGAGCACTTCGGGGACTCCGCCGGCGTCACGATCGTCGACAAGGCCCAGGCACACGGCGGGAAGGCCGTCGGCTACATCGACAACGGCGACTGGATCTCGTTCAAGCCGTACCTCCTCGCCGACGTCACCAAGCTGACGGCCCGCGTCGCCTCCGGTGGCGCCGGAGGGACCCTGGAAGTACGAGCGGGCTCGCCCACCGGCACCCTGCTCGGGTCGGCGGCCGTCCCCGCCACCGGAGGCTGGGAGTCCTTCCAGGACGTCTCCACGAACCTCACCGCCCGCCCGGCCGGCACCACCACGCTCCACCTCGTCTTCAAGGGGGGCAGCGGATCCCTCTTCGACGTGGACGACTTCACCGTCACCACGAGTGCGCAGCCCGCCCGGACCGGCAGGATCACGGGGATCGGCGGCAAGTGCGTCGATGTCGCTGCCGGCGCCACGGCCGACGGGACGCAGATCCAGCTCTACGGCTGCAACGGGACGACCGCCCAGAGCTGGACGGTCGGCACGGACCAGACGCTGCGCGCGCTCGGCAAGTGCATGGACATCAGCGGGGGCGCCACGGCCGACGGCACGAAGATCCAGCTCTACGGCTGCAACAACACCGGAGCCCAGAAGTGGGCTCCGCAGTCCGACGGCACTCTGAAGAACCCGGTGTCCGGCAAGTGCCTGGACGCGGCCGGTGGGTCTTCGGCCGACCTCACCAAGCTCCACCTGTGGACCTGCAACTCCGGTGCCAACCAGAAGTGGATCCTGCCATGA
- a CDS encoding cysteine hydrolase, translated as MSETFHLDPAKTALILIEYQNDFTSEGGALNGAVAGVMEKTSMLTNTVALAAAARAAGVTVMHAPITFAPGYGELSRHPYGILKGVVEGSAFVKGTWGAAIVDDLAPAQGDIVIEGKRGLDTFASTNLDFILRNKGIDTIILGGFLTNCCVESTMRTGYENGYRVITLPDCVAATSQEEHENAITYDYPMFSLPMTSAEVIAGL; from the coding sequence ATGTCCGAGACCTTCCACCTTGATCCGGCGAAGACCGCACTCATCCTGATCGAGTACCAGAACGACTTCACCAGCGAGGGCGGGGCGCTCAACGGGGCTGTGGCGGGAGTGATGGAGAAGACCTCCATGCTCACGAACACCGTGGCCCTCGCCGCCGCCGCCCGCGCCGCGGGCGTCACCGTCATGCACGCGCCCATCACCTTCGCCCCCGGCTACGGCGAGTTGTCCCGGCACCCGTACGGCATCCTCAAGGGGGTCGTCGAGGGCTCGGCCTTCGTCAAGGGCACCTGGGGCGCCGCGATCGTGGACGACCTCGCGCCGGCCCAGGGCGACATCGTGATCGAGGGGAAGCGCGGCCTCGACACCTTCGCGAGCACGAACCTCGACTTCATCCTGCGGAACAAGGGGATCGACACGATCATCCTCGGCGGCTTCCTCACCAACTGCTGCGTCGAGTCGACGATGCGCACCGGGTACGAGAACGGCTACCGGGTCATCACACTGCCGGACTGTGTCGCCGCCACCTCCCAGGAGGAGCACGAGAACGCGATCACGTACGACTACCCGATGTTCTCCCTGCCCATGACGTCGGCCGAGGTCATCGCCGGCCTCTGA
- a CDS encoding DUF6243 family protein yields MTDSKNINNPVGQGGGQRKRQSRAERQNHGPHRNLDRQGAADKKAELVRKMREKAAAAEAAAQTGDDTAQS; encoded by the coding sequence GTGACCGACAGCAAGAACATCAACAACCCCGTGGGCCAGGGCGGCGGCCAGCGCAAGAGGCAGTCCCGCGCCGAACGGCAGAACCACGGTCCGCACCGCAATCTCGACCGCCAGGGCGCTGCCGACAAGAAAGCGGAGTTGGTGCGCAAGATGCGCGAGAAGGCAGCCGCAGCCGAGGCCGCCGCACAGACGGGCGACGACACCGCACAGAGCTGA
- a CDS encoding DinB family protein codes for MTRIDDTPPSWDERAQLTTFLDYARDAARAKCDGVSAENARRALLPGSPLMTMNGVINHLRWVEYYWFHVVFLGEEDQGPWTDEDPDREMRIAVDFPLTQLLAEYAGQAADHRDLVAVNSLDEPARRAVRNGVHVNLRWILLHLTEETARHNGHLDILREMLDGTTG; via the coding sequence ATGACCAGAATCGACGACACACCGCCCTCATGGGACGAACGCGCTCAGCTCACCACGTTCCTCGACTACGCACGCGACGCCGCCCGCGCCAAGTGCGACGGCGTCTCCGCCGAGAACGCACGCAGGGCGCTTCTTCCGGGCTCACCGCTGATGACCATGAACGGAGTGATCAACCACCTCCGCTGGGTCGAGTACTACTGGTTCCACGTGGTCTTCCTCGGCGAGGAGGACCAGGGCCCCTGGACCGACGAGGACCCCGACCGCGAGATGCGAATCGCCGTCGACTTCCCGCTCACCCAGTTGCTCGCCGAATACGCCGGACAGGCCGCCGACCACCGGGACCTGGTCGCCGTGAACAGCCTGGACGAGCCGGCCCGGCGAGCCGTCCGCAACGGTGTCCACGTCAATCTGCGCTGGATCCTCCTCCACCTCACCGAGGAGACGGCCCGCCACAACGGCCACCTGGACATCCTGCGCGAGATGCTCGACGGGACGACCGGCTAG
- a CDS encoding ThuA domain-containing protein: protein MSRLHGRVAAWAACALLATAALPTAVSTAASEAGAPTPAGVSAVAAADPQYDVLVFSKTAGFRHSSIDEGVTALRELGAANNFTVTATEDAAAFTTANLAGYEAVVFLSTTGDVLNSAQQTAFEGYITAGGGYVGIHAAADTEYDWAWYSGLAGALFKSHPQIQPATVKVEDRAHDATAHLGPTWQRTDEWYDYRTNPRTTAHVLASLDESTYSGGTMGGDHPIAWCKDYQGGRAFYTGGGHTEDSYTDPAFRRHLLGGIRWAARLTEADCSPETGYTPLYGTSGTAGWKQAGPGSFTESGATLTSQGGLGLLWYQAKEYKAYSLKLDWRQAGDDNSGVFVGFPASDDPWSAVDKGYEIQIDATDSPDRTTGSVYGFKSADLSARDAALNPPGEWNTYEIRVEGERLQLFLNGRRINDFTNTDPVRSLQQGHIGLQNHGTGDDVSFRNIRIKELGGTTGPKEGAVTGVGGKCLDVASGASADGTQIQLWTCNGSAAQKWTVGTDQTLRALGKCLDISGGGTADGTKIQLYGCNGSGAQKWVPQADTTLRNPQSGKCLDASGASSADGTKVHLWSCHTGANQKWNLPG from the coding sequence ATGAGCCGACTTCACGGGCGCGTTGCCGCCTGGGCCGCGTGCGCCCTGCTCGCCACGGCCGCCCTCCCCACGGCGGTCTCCACCGCCGCATCCGAAGCCGGGGCACCCACCCCCGCCGGAGTCTCCGCGGTGGCCGCCGCCGACCCGCAGTACGACGTCCTGGTCTTCTCCAAGACTGCCGGATTCCGCCACTCCTCCATCGACGAGGGCGTCACCGCCCTGCGCGAACTGGGCGCCGCCAACAACTTCACCGTGACCGCCACCGAGGACGCGGCCGCCTTCACCACCGCCAACCTGGCCGGCTACGAGGCCGTCGTGTTCCTCTCCACCACCGGCGACGTGCTCAACAGTGCGCAGCAGACCGCCTTCGAGGGCTACATCACGGCGGGCGGAGGCTACGTCGGCATCCACGCGGCGGCCGACACCGAGTACGACTGGGCCTGGTACAGCGGCCTCGCCGGGGCGCTGTTCAAGTCCCACCCGCAGATCCAGCCGGCCACGGTCAAGGTCGAGGACCGCGCCCACGACGCCACCGCCCACCTCGGCCCCACCTGGCAGCGGACCGACGAGTGGTACGACTACCGCACCAATCCCCGGACCACCGCACACGTCCTGGCCTCCCTCGACGAGTCCACGTACAGCGGAGGCACGATGGGAGGTGACCACCCGATCGCCTGGTGCAAGGACTACCAGGGCGGGCGCGCCTTCTACACGGGCGGCGGCCACACCGAGGACTCGTACACCGATCCCGCCTTCCGCCGCCATCTGCTCGGGGGCATACGCTGGGCCGCGCGCCTGACGGAGGCCGACTGCAGCCCGGAGACGGGTTACACGCCCCTGTACGGCACCTCGGGCACCGCCGGATGGAAGCAGGCCGGACCTGGTTCCTTCACCGAGTCGGGCGCCACTCTCACCTCCCAGGGCGGCCTCGGCCTGCTGTGGTACCAGGCCAAGGAGTACAAGGCGTACTCCCTGAAGCTCGACTGGCGGCAGGCCGGCGACGACAACTCCGGTGTGTTCGTGGGCTTCCCGGCCTCGGACGACCCTTGGTCGGCCGTCGACAAGGGATATGAGATCCAGATCGACGCGACGGACTCCCCCGACCGCACGACGGGGTCCGTCTACGGCTTCAAGTCGGCCGACCTGTCCGCCCGCGACGCGGCGCTGAACCCGCCGGGAGAGTGGAACACCTACGAGATCCGGGTCGAGGGCGAGCGCCTCCAGCTCTTCCTCAACGGCCGCAGGATCAACGACTTCACCAACACCGATCCGGTGCGCAGCCTCCAGCAGGGCCACATCGGCCTGCAGAACCACGGCACGGGTGACGACGTCTCGTTCCGCAACATCCGCATCAAGGAGCTCGGCGGCACGACCGGCCCCAAGGAGGGCGCCGTCACGGGCGTCGGCGGCAAGTGCCTCGACGTCGCGAGCGGTGCGAGCGCCGACGGCACGCAGATCCAGCTGTGGACCTGCAACGGGTCGGCCGCCCAGAAGTGGACGGTCGGGACGGACCAGACGCTGCGCGCCCTCGGCAAGTGCCTGGACATCAGCGGCGGCGGCACGGCCGACGGCACGAAGATCCAGCTCTACGGCTGCAACGGCTCGGGCGCCCAGAAGTGGGTACCGCAGGCCGACACCACGCTCAGGAACCCGCAGTCGGGCAAGTGCCTGGACGCTTCGGGCGCCTCCTCGGCGGACGGGACCAAGGTCCACCTCTGGTCGTGCCACACCGGCGCCAACCAGAAGTGGAACCTGCCCGGCTGA
- a CDS encoding alpha/beta hydrolase, producing MGEAIDTGRPPEPDWQAMTHEELVTYRDAENRWRASAAARAILGHPDPGAAIEWQEVALSGRRVPVRVYRPAPARDGGGAGRADLPLVIHVHGGSFVGTAAQCDWANSHLAARLPALVVSVEHRLLDLRTPLPDAVDDGWDVLRHVVRHAAGWGVDPARTAVFGESCGALISALLAIRAREAGLTLKAQVLVNPAVDVTGTMFDYASMTEFGYSPTPAAPQLRLFRRLSAPPAVDARDISPLYAENLSGLAPALVVVPTQDAVADHGRRYAGRLQAAGTPARLTEYPGARHAFLTLPGVERQAEAARAEIVEFLRTSLGA from the coding sequence ATGGGCGAGGCGATTGACACAGGACGGCCGCCGGAGCCGGACTGGCAGGCGATGACGCACGAGGAACTGGTCACCTATCGCGACGCGGAAAACCGCTGGCGGGCCTCCGCCGCGGCGCGGGCGATCCTCGGGCATCCTGATCCCGGCGCCGCGATCGAGTGGCAGGAGGTGGCGCTGTCCGGCCGCAGGGTCCCGGTCCGGGTGTACCGTCCGGCCCCCGCGCGCGACGGCGGAGGCGCCGGACGGGCCGATCTCCCGCTCGTGATCCACGTGCACGGCGGCAGCTTCGTCGGCACAGCCGCGCAGTGCGACTGGGCCAACAGCCATCTCGCCGCCCGGCTGCCCGCCCTCGTGGTCTCGGTCGAACACCGCCTCCTCGATCTGCGGACTCCGCTGCCGGATGCCGTCGACGACGGCTGGGACGTGCTCCGCCATGTGGTGCGGCACGCCGCGGGGTGGGGCGTCGACCCGGCACGCACGGCTGTGTTCGGCGAGAGCTGCGGTGCGTTGATCAGCGCCCTCCTGGCGATCCGAGCCAGAGAGGCCGGCCTGACCCTCAAGGCGCAGGTGCTGGTCAACCCAGCGGTCGACGTGACGGGAACCATGTTCGACTACGCCTCGATGACCGAATTCGGGTACAGCCCGACCCCCGCCGCGCCTCAACTCCGCCTCTTCCGGCGACTCTCCGCTCCGCCGGCCGTCGACGCTCGTGACATCTCACCGCTGTACGCCGAGAACCTGAGCGGGCTGGCCCCGGCTCTCGTGGTGGTGCCGACCCAGGACGCGGTGGCCGATCACGGCCGCCGCTACGCCGGCCGACTGCAGGCGGCCGGGACACCCGCGCGGCTCACCGAGTACCCCGGAGCCCGGCACGCCTTCCTCACCCTGCCGGGCGTGGAACGGCAGGCGGAGGCCGCACGAGCGGAGATCGTCGAGTTCCTCCGGACCTCCCTCGGCGCATGA
- a CDS encoding TetR/AcrR family transcriptional regulator C-terminal domain-containing protein, which translates to MAKRTQGTPAGLDRARIASAAVALVDRDGLERFGVRRLGQELGVDPMSIYHHVKGKAALLDAVSEAVLAEVAATVDDDAADGWEDIARRTAHGYRQMAYRHPQVFPLLVTRAQTSTVAISALERLVSAMREAGLPDQVVADAPMVLFSFLNGHLLARISAAPGEPGAVPAFDAADHPAMAALTPLMADFGSRTEFDRMLDTVIGGIREQAASSRFRPHPLG; encoded by the coding sequence GTGGCCAAGCGAACTCAGGGAACTCCGGCGGGACTTGACCGTGCCAGGATCGCCTCCGCCGCCGTTGCGCTGGTCGACCGGGACGGCCTGGAGCGCTTCGGTGTACGACGCCTCGGCCAAGAGCTGGGGGTCGACCCCATGTCGATCTACCACCACGTCAAGGGCAAGGCCGCTCTGCTGGACGCCGTGTCCGAAGCGGTGCTCGCAGAGGTGGCGGCCACCGTGGACGACGACGCAGCCGACGGCTGGGAAGACATCGCGCGCCGGACGGCGCACGGCTACCGGCAGATGGCCTACCGGCATCCGCAGGTTTTTCCCCTGCTGGTGACGCGTGCTCAGACTTCGACGGTGGCCATCTCCGCCCTGGAGAGACTGGTCTCCGCGATGCGCGAGGCCGGACTGCCCGACCAAGTCGTCGCAGACGCGCCCATGGTGTTGTTCAGCTTCCTCAACGGACACCTGCTGGCGCGTATCAGTGCGGCCCCCGGCGAGCCCGGTGCCGTGCCGGCGTTCGATGCCGCCGACCACCCGGCCATGGCCGCTCTCACTCCCCTCATGGCCGACTTCGGATCCCGGACGGAGTTCGACCGGATGCTCGACACCGTGATCGGCGGGATTCGGGAACAGGCCGCCAGTAGCCGGTTCCGACCGCACCCCCTGGGCTGA